The following proteins are encoded in a genomic region of Arachis stenosperma cultivar V10309 chromosome 4, arast.V10309.gnm1.PFL2, whole genome shotgun sequence:
- the LOC130975492 gene encoding uncharacterized protein LOC130975492: MRRNPAGISQNADTKNGPVLGITSFIATIAVPRKKNGDTSTVNSQSPSARHFNDSPSSKLVSATAAEDGRSSNSCKLIEGKKRRRGKQGRGFAKSGKKGEVRGGAVGATATVAAIANKGEGRSEREERVTRRREMRPHCRHALPPSRRRLTEGEDCRASLPRHHRTRAQREREDARKGATTGSHHRLSPSQSVGPSPFSSSPTSLSGRRCHAVTAPSSSSQSQPPPSFHNRRVSPRLRASPPLHLGRRCCRSVASRCLTGASVANDGGQWLPEDTIVVAAEGERSRAAVLAARRSLVAARNTAGDAVTGLSHSFVAPPLSPETATKSPVLRCGFVLAFRARSLQLPHFVILDLVTEVACCKLELFMLLQKCVGLCFEAAFGLG; encoded by the exons ATGAGGAGGAACCCGGCAGGTATTAGCCAGAACGCCGACACAAAGAACGGGCCTGTCCTTggaatcacctccttcatagcCACCATTGCAGTTCCCCGGAAGAAGAACGGTGATACCAGCACTGTCAATTCCCAAAGCCCTTCCGCAAGGCACTTCAATGATTCACCTTCTTCAAAGCTCGTTTCGGCGACGGCGGCGGAAGATGGACGGAG CAGCAACAGCTGTAAACTAATcgaaggaaagaaaagaagaaggggTAAGCAGGGGAGGGGTTTTGCGAAATCAGGGAAGAAGGGAGAAGTGAGAGGCGGCGCGGTGGGTGCCACTGCCACCGTCGCCGCCATCGCTAACAAAGGGGAGGGGAGATCTGAACGAGAAGAGAGAGTGACGCGAAGGAGGGAGATGAGGCCTCACTGTCGTCACGCTCTGCCGCCATCACGCCGTCGCCTGACCGAGGGAGAAGACTGTCGCGCCTCACTGCCTCGCCACCACCGAACTCGTgcgcagagagagagagaagatgcGCGAAAGGGAGCCACCACGGGAAGCCATCACCGCCTGTCACCGTCGCAGAGCGTGGGGCCTTCGCCGTTCTCCTCGTCGCCGACCAGCTTGTCGGGTCGCCGCTGTCACGCCGTCACCGCGCCGTCGTCCTCGTCACAAAGCCAGCCGCCGCCGAGCTTCCACAACCGCCGCGTTTCACCGCGGTTGAGGGCGTCTCCACCACTGCACCTTGGCCGACGGTGCTGCCGATCTGTTGCTTCACGGTGCCTAACTGGAGCTTCTGTTGCTAATGACGGAGGTCAGTGGTTGCCGGAAGACACCATTGTTGTTGCTGCCGAAGGAGAGAGAAGCCGTGCCGCTGTTCTGGCCGCCAGGAGGAGTCTTGTGGCCGCCAGAAACACTGCCGGAGATGCCGTCACTGGGCTCAGTCACTCCTTCGTTGCG CCGCCTCTGTCGCCGGAAACAGCCACCAAGTCCCCTGTTTTG AGATGTGGATTCGTGCTTGCATTCCGTGCTCGGAGTTTGCAGCTGCCTCATTTTGTCATTCTA GATTTAGTAACTGAGGTTGCTTGCTGTAAATTAGAGCTGTTTATGCTGCTGCAAAAATGTGTGGGACTGTGCTTTGAAGCTGCCTTTGGTTTGGGTTAA
- the LOC130975493 gene encoding homeobox-leucine zipper protein REVOLUTA-like — translation MEGEQQSAAVIPDNYTYRFVLKACAYLFSLSEGKQVNAHVLKLGFESDTHICNSLIHFYATCGFLDLAHKVFEKMSERSEVSWNVMIDSYASAGLWFLSKATGTTVDWVQMPGMKPGPDSVGIFAISQSCSGVAARACGLVSLEPTKIAEILKDRPSWFRECRSLEVFTMFPAGNGGTIELVYTQTYAPTTLAPARDFWTLRYTTSLENGNLVVCERSLSGSGSGPNAVAAAQFVRAEMLPSGYLIRPCEGGGSIIHIVDHLNLEACSVPEVLRPLYESSKVVAQKMTIAALRYIRQIAQETSGEVVYGLGQQPAVLRTFSQRLSRGFNDAVNGFNDDGWTVLNCDGAEDVIIAVNSTKNLSGTSNPASSLTFLGGILCAKASMLLQNVPPAVLVRFLREHRSEWADFNVDAYAAASLKAGSYAYPGMRPTRFTGSQIIMPLGHTIEHEEMLEVIRLEGHSLARKKPADSTVDLRAIAEKRHSFKICVGSYRTYYLMDQISMSQGENVSTDLSIWLKEKWNPGEIPEEAPPDSVVR, via the exons ATGGAAGGAGAACAACAAAGTGCAGCGGTTATTCCTGATAATTACACATACCGTTTTGTATTAAAGGCATGTGCTTACTTGTTCTCTCTCTCTGAAGGGAAACAGGTGAATGCTCATGTATTGAAACTTGGGTTTGAATCGGATACTCATATTTGTAACAGTTTGATTCATTTTTATGCAACTTGTGGGTTTCTAGACTTGGCACACAAGGTGTTCGAGAAAATGTCCGAGAGAAGTGAGGTTTCATGGAATGTCATGATTGACTCTTATGCAAGTGCTG GACTTTGGTTCCTATCCAAGGCTACGGGGACTACTGTCGATTGGGTCCAGATGCCTGGGATGAAG CCTGGTCCGGATTCGGTTGGGATCTTTGCCATTTCACAAAGTTGCAGTGGAGTGGCAGCTCGAGCCTGCGGTCTTGTTAGTTTAGAACCTACAAAG ATTGCGGAGATCCTGAAAGATCGTCCATCTTGGTTTCGGGAGTGTCGGAGCCTAGAGGTTTTCACAATGTTCCCTGCGGGTAATGGAGGGACCATTGAACTTGTGTACACACAG ACATATGCTCCAACGACACTGGCTCCTGCCCGGGATTTCTGGACTCTCAGATACACTACAAGCCTGGAAAATGGCAATCTTGTG GTTTGTGAGAGATCTCTATCTGGTTCTGGGAGTGGCCCTAATGCAGTTGCTGCTGCTCAGTTTGTAAGGGCTGAAATGCTTCCTAGCGGCTATTTGATTCGACCATGTGAAGGTGGAGGGTCAATTATTCACATCGTAGACCACCTAAATCTTGAG GCCTGTAGTGTGCCAGAAGTGTTGCGTCCACTTTACGAATCATCAAAAGTGGTGGCCCAAAAAATGACAATTGCA GCACTTAGATATATAAGGCAAATAGCCCAGGAAACAAGTGGTGAAGTGGTATATGGATTGGGTCAGCAGCCTGCTGTTCTTCGAACATTTAGCCAAAGATTGAGCAG AGGCTTCAATGATGCTGTGAATGGATTCAATGATGACGGATGGACTGTACTAAACTGTGATGGTGCTGAGGATGTAATTATTGCAGTTAATTCAACCAAGAATTTGAGTGGCACTTCTAATCCTGCTAGTTCCCTTACATTTCTTGGAGGAATTCTCTGTGCAAAAGCTTCTATGTTGCTCCAA AACGTCCCTCCTGCTGTTTTGGTTCGCTTTCTCAGGGAGCACCGCTCAGAGTGGGCTGATTTCAATGTTGATGCTTATGCTGCCGCATCACTGAAAGCTGGCTCCTATGCTTATCCAGGAATGAGGCCTACAAGATTCACTGGCAGTCAAATAATCATGCCCCTTGGCCATACAATTGAACATGAAGAG ATGCTGGAAGTTATTCGGCTTGAAGGCCACTCTCTTGCAAGGAAGAAGCCTGCTGATTCTACTGTGGATTTGAGAGCCATAGCTGAAAAGAGGCATAGCTTTAAAATTTGTGTTGGAAGTTACAGAACTTATTATCTCATGGATCAAAT AAGCATGTCCCAAGGAGAGAATGTTTCCACAGATCTCAGTATTTGGTTAAAAGAGAAATGGAATCCTGGAGAG ATTCCCGAAGAAGCTCCTCCAGATTCAGTTGTTCGGTAG
- the LOC130975494 gene encoding uncharacterized protein LOC130975494 produces the protein MVKMLIFVIWGQRTSSTVNYDKILANAVTKTNILVVEGYLFELPDTIRAITEACQKARSNGALVAVTASDVSCIERHYDDFWEIIGNHADLIFANSDEARSLCNFDAKESSALVTRYLSHFVPLVSVTDGHRGSYISLMGEAVYIPPFPCVPVDTCAGDAYACGILYGVLRGISDLKSIGSIAAKVAATVVGQQGTRLRVSDAVKLAESFTFHRSTIGSDIGTDHISSV, from the exons ATGGTGAAGATGCTAATATTTGTAATCTGGGGGCAGCGTACATCATCAACTGTTAACTATGACAAAATCTTGGCTAATGCGGTTACCAAGACCAACATACTTGTTGTTGAAGGGTATCTATTTGAACTACCCGATACTATTAGAGCAATAACAGAAGCATGTCAGAAAGCTCGCAGTAACGGTGCCTTAGTTGCAGTAACAGCCTCAGATGTCTCCTGCATTGAGAGACACTATGATGATTTCTG GGAAATTATTGGGAATCATGCGGATTTAATCTTCGCAAACAGTGATGAGGCCAGATCGCTCTGCAATTTCGACGCAAAGGAAAGCTCTGCTTTGGTTACAAGGTATCTGAGCCACTTTGTTCCGCTAGTATCAGTAACTGACGGTCATAGAGGCTCCTACATCAGTCTAATGGGTGAAGCCGTATACATTCCCCCATTTCCATGTGTTCCGGTAGATACTTGTGCTGGAGATGCATATGCGTGCGGTATACTTTATGGTGTTCTAAGAGGCATATCTGATTTGAAAAGCATAGGTTCAATAGCAGCTAAGGTTGCAGCCACTGTTGTAGGTCAACAAGGAACAAGGCTTAGAGTCTCAGATGCAGTGAAATTGGCTGAATCTTTCACATTTCATAGATCTACTATTGGATCAGATATTGGCACTGATCACATTTCTAGTGTCTAA
- the LOC130975495 gene encoding protein FAR1-RELATED SEQUENCE 5-like, which translates to MENDGKESYKDGDQSEDLSVEYECSSDESDDMVDVSIDEAEADIINAGGLEKLITDLTIEDIWGLVFDTESQVCEFYAKYAKCYGFVSRKDLKTVDANGNINTRQLVCNKAGERHWKHLKRDNRQREHRAITRVNCRARIRFIRHYRTGKWKVSVFESEHNHPLCPPKFRHLIAANRGLDEADKTQADSLRACGVKTCHIMGYMVSQKGGYDKVGFTSKDLQKHISKTRRGKVKNGDAFAALAYLFSKADSDPLFLGKFTLKDGRLENLVWADGESVVDYECFGDVLAFAPYKKNVYNKPLVIFSGTNHHGQTTIFGCALLSDEKSETFKWALKEFLEIMSGKLPGGVVTDGDRAMREAILEVFPGIPHRLCAWHLHRNAVQNIKNKHFWDDFSVLLYGQFTVQIFEQRWNEIISKYGLAENEWVQVIYNDRMKWATAYLREHFFGRIRTTSQCEGIHSLLKNYVDSKTSLLEFMHKFSEVLRHYRNNHLTADFDTFYKFPVLTTCLESFEKQAAELYTRNIFKLVKDEIEAAGALNVTECPNSGDIVEYSTSEYFNQQWEFKVSYNKDKDLFACECRLLRLVDYRAPPFGVLKHRNAKCVPTSLILKRWTRDAKSDFICSIGEQDTADDKAPTLRRGAMASICWKLCDISSKNSADYREISGELLKLISKVQNKGDAQARLSPTSALIGDPAVVKSKGAPRKVPKGQKRRRCSHCKSGRHFVRTCPLLAKEDSPAEYSNAEDEPMVDEWDANKQTPSQNTKSVENTPVHNKNNFKGCGSKKSVSKLTETPKIRANGKKSRQKTEEISLSEETLKIRPTHQE; encoded by the exons atggagaatgatggcaAAGAGTCGTATAAGGATGGTGATCAGTCTGAAGATTTAAGTGTTGAGTATGAGTGCAGTTCCGATGAAAGTGATGATATGGTGGATGTAAGTATAGATGAAGCAGAGGCAGATATAATTAATGCTGGTGGTTTGGAAAAGTTGATAACTGATTTGACCATCGAAGACATATGGGGACTGGTGTTTGATACAGAATCTCAAGTTTGTGAATTTTATGCCAAGTATGCCAAGTGCTATGGATTTGTGTCCCGAAAAGACTTGAAGACGGTGGATGCTAATGGCAACATTAATACAAGACAGTTGGTTTGCAATAAAGCAGGAGAAAGACATTGGAAGCACCTTAAAAGGGACAATCGGCAAAGGGAACATAGGGCAATTACTCGTGTCAACTGCAGGGCGAGGATTCGGTTCATTCGTCACTATAGAACGGGTAAGTGGAAAGTCAGTGTATTTGAGAGTGAACACAATCATCCACTGTGTCCACCTAAGTTCAGACATCTTATTGCCGCGAATCGTGGGCTTGATGAGGCCGATAAAACACAAGCAGACAGCTTGCGAGCATGTGGTGTTAAAACTTGCCACATAATGGGTTACATGGTTTCCCAAAAAGGTGGATATGATAAAGTGGGTTTTACTAGCAAGGACTTACAAAAACACATTAGTAAGACTAGGCGTGGCAAAGTGAAAAACGGTGATGCATTTGCTGCGTTGGCCTATCTGTTTTCTAAGGCAGACAGTGATCCGTTATTTCTAGGAAAGTTCACCTTAAAGGATGGTAGGTTGGAGAATTTGGTGTGGGCTGATGGAGAAAGCGTTGTTGATTACGAATGTTTTGGCGATGTACTGGCTTTTGCACCATACAAGAAAAATGTATACAACAAGCCCTTAGTCATATTTTCAGGGACCAACCACCATGGCCAGACGACTATCTTTGGATGCGCTCTGCTCTCAGATGAAAAGTCCGAAACTTTCAAGTGGGCACTGAAGGAATTTTTGGAAATCATGTCAGGAAAACTACCCGGAGGCGTTGTGACAGACGGAGACCGTGCTATGAGAGAGGCTATCTTAGAAGTATTTCCTGGTATACCACACCGCCTTTGTGCATGGCATCTCCATCGTAATGCGGTGCAGAATATAAAAAACAAGCATTTTTGGGACGATTTTAGTGTATTATTGTATGGACAGTTTACCGTACAAATATTTGAACAGAGATGGAACGAGATCATATCCAAATACGGACTTGCTGAGAATGAATGGGTCCAGGTCATTTATAATGACAGAATGAAGTGGGCTACTGCATATTTGAGAGAGCACTTCTTTGGCCGCATAAGAACTACATCACAGTGTGAGGGAATTCATTCATTATTGAAGAACTATGTTGACAGTAAAACCAGTCTCCTTGAATTCATGCATAAATTTAGTGAAGTACTAAGGCATTACCGAAACAACCATCTTACTGCTGACTTTGACACCTTTTATAAGTTTCCTGTTTTGACTACGTGCTTGGAAAGTTTTGAGAAACAAGCTGCTGAACTTTATACTAGAAATATTTTCAAACTTGTGAAAGATGAGATAGAAGCAGCAGGTGCTTTAAATGTGACTGAATGCCCAAACAGTGGAGACATTGTTGAGTACAGCACGAGTGAGTATTTTAATCAACAATGGGAATTTAAAGTGTCTTACAATAAAGACAAGGACCTGTTTGCGTGTGAGTGCAGGCTATTGAGACTCGTGGACTACCGTGCTCCCCCATTTGGGGTTTTGAAGCATCGCAATGCAAAATGCGTCCCTACATCTCTTATCCTGAAAAGATGGACAAGAGATGCAAAGAGTGATTTTATATGCTCAATTGGCGAGCAAGACACCGCTGATGACAAAGCGCCCACACTTAGACGCGGTGCAATGGCATCTATTTGTTGGAAGCTTTGTGATATTTCTTCCAAAAATTCAGCAGACTATAGGGAAATCTCAGGTGAGTTACTTAAGCTAATTTCGAAGGTGCAAAATAAAGGTGATGCACAAGCGAGACTTTCCCCCACTTCAGCGCTAATAGGTGATCCAGCTGTTGTGAAGTCAAAAGGGGCTCCAAGAAAGGTTCCAAAAGGCCAAAAGAGGCGAAGATGTTCGCATTGTAAGTCAGGCAGGCATTTCGTGAGGACATGTCCATTACTCGCCAAGGAGGACTCCCCCGCCGAATACTCAAATGCTGAAGATGAACCAATG GTTGATGAATGGGATGCCAATAAACAGACTCCCTCTCAGAACACAAAATCAGTAGAAAATACACCCGtgcacaataaaaataattttaaa GGTTGTGGAAGCAAGAAGTCTGTATCTAAATTGACAGAGACACCGAAGATTAGAGCAAATGGCAAAAAAAGTCGACAAAAG ACCGAAGAAATCAGTCTAAGTGAAGAGACATTAAAGATAAGACCAACACATCAGGAATAG
- the LOC130973958 gene encoding putative DNA repair protein recA homolog 4, producing MLPSGYLIRPCEGGGSIIHIVDHLNLEVAALVPKGELDDEMGDAHMAMQARLMSQALRKLSHSLSVSPMYIDFYKLDFGKPGTCQGCEEQACPSI from the exons ATGCTTCCTAGCGGCTATTTGATTCGACCATGTGAAGGTGGAGGGTCAATTATTCACATCGTAGACCACCTAAATCTTGAG GTGGCTGCTCTTGTTCCTAAAGGGGAGCTTGATGATGAAATGGGGGATGCACACATGGCAATGCAGGCTAGGTTGATGAGCCAGGCCCTTCGGAAATTAAGCCACTCCTTGTCAGTTTCTCCAATGTATATTGATTTTTATAAACTAG ATTTTGGGAAGCCAGGTACTTGTCAAGGTTGTGAAGAACAAGCTTGCCCCTCCATTTAA